CTTTCTCGCTGCGGTGAATGCGGCGGTCGCACAGGCGGGCGGAGAACTGAAAGCGAATAAAAAAGCTGCCGCAGCGCCGAAAGCAAAAGCAAAGAAAATCAAAACCGAAACGCACGACGTCATCGTCATCGGTGCGGGCGGCGCGGGACTTGCAGCTGCAATCGAAGCGAAAGAAGCGGGCGCCGACGTTATCGTTTTGGAAAAGATGCCGATGGCCGGAGGCAATACGCTCATTTCGGGAGCCGAAATGGCGGCTCCGGGCAACTGGCTCCAAAAGCGGGACGGCATCGAAGACAGCGTTGCTCGCTTCGAACAGGATATGATGAAAGGCGGCGACAATATCAATAACCCCGAACTCGTGCACGTCGTCGCGTCGAATGCGCTTGCCGGCGCGGAATGGCTCAGGGACAAATGCGGTGTCGTATGGGAAAACGCGCTGATGTTTTTCGGCGGACATTCGGTAAAGCGCAGTTTGATTCCGGCCGGTGCGAGCGGCAAAGAACTCATCACCAAGATGCTCGCCAAAGCGGAAAAGCTCGGCATTCCCATCGTATACAGCACACCCGCAGTCGCGTTCGTGCAGGATGCGAAAGGACGCGTTACCGGAGTTTCAGCCGAAAGCAAGACGACGAACTACACCTTTTATGCGAAAAAAGGCGTCGTGCTCGCAACCGGCGGCTTCGGTTCGAACCTTGAGATGCGCAAAAAATACAATCCCGCAGTCGATGAAAATATCCTTTCGACGAATACGGTCGGCAGCACGGGCGACGGTATCGTGATGTCCGAAAAGATCGGAGCGGCCCTCGTCGATATGCAGTATATCCAAACCTACCCGATATGCGATCCGCTTACGGGCACGCTTTTGTATTTCGACGACGCACGCCTCTACGGACACAGCGTTATCGTAAACAAAGAAGGCAAGCGCTTTGTCGAAGAACTCGGACGCCGCGACGTTATGTCCATGGCGATCAAAGCGCAGACGGGACATTGCTGCTATGAAATCATCGATCAAAAAGGCTACGATGAAAGTCATCTGGAAGAAAACCACGCGGCCGAAATCGCTTATTTGTACAAAAACAAATTGTTGGTAAAAGCCGATACGCTTGAAAAAGCGGCGGAATTTTTCGGCATCGATGCAAAAGAGATGATCGCGACCGTCGACCGCTACAACAGCTACGTCGCGCAGGGCAAAGATCCCGAATTCAATAAACGCAGCTTGACCTTCCCGATCGAAAAAGCGCCGTTTTATATTTTGAAAGCAGTGCCCGCCGTACACCACACGATGGGCGGCGTCAAAATCAACAGCCAAGCGCAAGTTATAAAAACCGACGGTACGGTGATCCCCGGTTTGTATGCCGCGGGAGAAGTGACCGGAGGCGTCCACGGCAAAAACCGCTTGGGCAGCGACGCGATCGCCGACATCATCGTGTTCGGCCGCATCGCGGGAAAAAACGCGGCAAAGTAAGCGGTTTGTAACAGAAACGACGGTTCGGCGGCAGCGAAAGCGATTTCGAATGCTGCCGAACTTGTGGGCGGGTGCCGGGAAATTAGGATAGCTTATTTGCCGGGTTTTCACGGAAAGGGAGAACAGGGTTCCTTTCTTAATGAAAACAAATATCGATTTTGAAAATCGTGTCAGGCGATGTTTTTCTTAATAGTATCAATCTAAATTATTCCGATTAATAAAATCTTATCGGTATCATATCATTTAAAAAAATGAAAATATAAAACATGTTTATACTTTCCCCATAAACAAAATGACAACAACTCTTAATGTCAATAAAAATTTACTTTTTCTTTACAATTTCGGAAAAGTCGATACATAATATAAGTCATGAATATCGGTGACTCAAAGATAATAAGTATTCTGAATGTACTTCTTGATGCATCCGATTATATTTCCTCTGTAATAATCGCCGAAAAAATAGGTGCAAGCGAAAGCACTTTTTTCCGGCTATTGCCGCAAATTGAAAAATATATTCAACCGTA
This Treponema socranskii subsp. buccale DNA region includes the following protein-coding sequences:
- a CDS encoding flavocytochrome c gives rise to the protein MKKILKGLFAALFASTVLFTVWPQSASMKNGTYTGTGEGKGGKITVQVTVKKNAIADIKVLSHNETPGFDKAMDTLKAAVIKSNSTVVDTVSGCTLTSKGFLAAVNAAVAQAGGELKANKKAAAAPKAKAKKIKTETHDVIVIGAGGAGLAAAIEAKEAGADVIVLEKMPMAGGNTLISGAEMAAPGNWLQKRDGIEDSVARFEQDMMKGGDNINNPELVHVVASNALAGAEWLRDKCGVVWENALMFFGGHSVKRSLIPAGASGKELITKMLAKAEKLGIPIVYSTPAVAFVQDAKGRVTGVSAESKTTNYTFYAKKGVVLATGGFGSNLEMRKKYNPAVDENILSTNTVGSTGDGIVMSEKIGAALVDMQYIQTYPICDPLTGTLLYFDDARLYGHSVIVNKEGKRFVEELGRRDVMSMAIKAQTGHCCYEIIDQKGYDESHLEENHAAEIAYLYKNKLLVKADTLEKAAEFFGIDAKEMIATVDRYNSYVAQGKDPEFNKRSLTFPIEKAPFYILKAVPAVHHTMGGVKINSQAQVIKTDGTVIPGLYAAGEVTGGVHGKNRLGSDAIADIIVFGRIAGKNAAK